In the genome of Bradyrhizobium ottawaense, the window CGGCCGCGGCGGCCCCGTGATCGTCGAAATCCCCTCCGACATGTGGAACGAGGAGGTGCCGGAGCCGCTCGACTACACGCCGGTGCTGCGCACCCGCTACGGCGCCGACCCCGTGCATGTGAAGGAGGCCGCCTCCCTGCTCGTCAATGCGAAGCGGCCTGTGCTCTATGCCGGCCAGGGCGTGCATTACGCGCAGGCCTGGCCGCAACTGAAGCGGCTCGCGGAGCGGCTGGCGATTCCCGTCACCACCAGCTTAGGGGGCAAATCCTCGTTCCCGGAAACCCATCCGCTCTCGCTCGGCTCCGGCGGCCTCGCGGTGCCGCGCGCGGTGCCAAAATTCCTCGCCGAGGCCGACGTCATCCTCGGCATCGGCTGCTCGTTCACCGAAACGAACTTCGGCATCGCGATGCCGAAGGGCAAGACCATCATCCATTCCACGCTCGATCCCAATCATCTCAACAAGGATGTGGAAGCGAAAATCGGCCTCGTCGGCGACGCCGGGCTCGTGCTCGACGCGCTGCTGGAGGAGGTCGGCAAGTCCGTCACCGCGGACCGTGATGCCTCCGCGGTCGCGGCCGAGATCGCGGCCTCGCACAAGGAGTGGCTGGCGAAATGGATGCCGAAGCTCACCAGCAATGACGCCCCCTTGAGCCCCTATCGCGTGCTATGGGACCTGCAACACACCGTCGACATCGACAACACCATCATCACGCACGATGCCGGCAGTCCGCGCGACCAGCTCTCCCCGTTCTGGAAATCGACGAAACCCCTCACCTATCTCGGCTGGGGCAAGACGACGCAACTCGGCTACGGCCTTGGCCTTGCCATGGGCGCCAAGCTCGCAAAGCCCGACAAGCTCTGCATCAATGTCTGGGGCGATGCGGCGATCGGCTTCACCGGCATGGATTTCGAGACCGCAGTGCGCGAGCGCATCCCGATCATGTCGATCCTGCTCAATAATTTCTCGATGGCGATCGAGCTGAAGGTGATGCCGGTCTCGACCGAAAAATATCGCTCGACCGACATCTCCGGCGACTATGCCGCGATGGCGCGGGCCTTCGGGGGCTATGGCGAGCGGGTGACGAGGCCAGAGGACATCATCCCCGCGATCAAACGCGGCATCCAGAAGACGAAGGAAGGCATTCCGGTGCTGCTGGAGTTCATCACCAGCAAGGAGACGGAGGTGTCGCGGCCGGGGACGTGAGATGGGCCTCCGCCGCAACCGCTGGCTCAGGGCGCGGAAGATGTGATAATCCGGGCAGGTGCCGCGCGTGTCGCGGCATCGAGCCGGATCAGGAATGACGTCCCCTTCCAACGAAATCGAACAACTCGAGCGCCGATTGCTGTCGGCCGCAGCCGAGAACGCGCAGCTGCGCAGTGAGCTCGCGACTGCGCGGGATCGCCAAAGCGCCAGCGCCGAGATCCTGCGCACCATCGCGGCCTCGCCCTCCGATGCCCGGCCGGTCTTCGAGGCGATCGCGTCGAGTTCCAAGCGCTTGCTCGACGGCTTCTCCGCCACCGTGCTTCAATTCATCGGCGACGAGCTGCATCTCGTGGCGTTCACGCCGACCAGTCCGGAAGCGGACGAAGGGCTCAAGGCGTCGTTCCCGCGCAAGATCGCGGAGTTTCCGACCTTTGCGCTGGTGCGTGGCGGCGAGACGATCCAGTTTCCCGACAGCGAAGCCGCCGACGTGCCGCAGCTGAACCGCGATCTGGCGCGGCTGCGCGGCTTCCGCAGCGTGCTGTTCATGCCGCTGATGAACCGGGGCACCCCGGTCGGCATGATCAGCGTCACCCGCGCCCAGCCTGGCGCGTTCACGCCCGACCTCGTGCAGCTGCTCCAGACCCTTGCCGACCAGGCCGTGATCGCGATCGAGAATGCACGGCTGTTCAACACGACGCGCGAGGCACTGGAGCGCCAGACCGCCACGGCGGACATTTTGAAGGTGATGGCGGCCTCGCCCTCGGACGTGCAGCCGGTGTTCGAGGCCATTGCGGCCAACGCCAACCGGCTGATCGGTGGCTTCTCCACGGCCGTGCTGCGCTATGTCGACGGTGCTGCGCACCTTGCCGCCTTCACGCCGACAGATCCGGCCGGCGATCGTGTGCTGCAGGCCTCGTTCCCGGTGCCGTTCGCGCAGTTCCCGCCCTACCAGCTCGTGGCCAAGGGTGCGGCGGCGCAACTGCCCGACACCGAGCTCGAGCCGGCCGCCCGCGACATCGCCCGCGCCCGCGGCTATCGCAGCATGCTGTTCGCGCCGCTGATGAGCGAGGGCGAAGCGATCGGCATCATCATCACGACGCGCCGTGCGACCGGCGCCTTCACTGAGCATCATGTGCGGCTGCTGCAGACCTTCGCCGATCAGGCGGTGATCGCGATCAAGAATGTCAGCCTGTTCAATGCGACGCGGGAGGCGCTGGAGCGTCAGACCGCGACCGCCGACATCCTCAAGGTGATCGCGGCTTCGCCTGCCGACGTCACGCCGGTGTTCCAGGCCATCTCCGACAGCGCCAAGGCGCTGATCGGCGGACATTCCTCCGCCGTCACCCGCGTCATCGACGGCCTGCTGCACCTGGCGGCCTTCACCACCGACAACGAGGCCGGCAACGCGGATCTGCTCAGCTCATTCCCGGCGCCGCTGGCGGCATCCGGCATTCACAGCCGGGTGGCGACGAGCGGAAAGTTCGCATTCCGCAGCGACATGCAGAACGAAGGCGACCTCACGGACGCCATGAAGGAGCTCGCGCGCACCAGAGGCTATCGCAGCATCCTCGTGATCCCGATGCTGCGCGACGGCGTTGCGATCGGCACCATTGGCGTGACGCGGCCCGAGGCCGGTCCTTTCCCGGACAAGGCGATCGCCCTGCTCCAGACCTTTGCCGACCAGGCGGTGATCGCCATCGAGAACACGCGCCTGTTCAACGAGGTGCAGGCGCGGACGCACGAACTTGCAGAGTCACTGGAGCAGCAGACCGCGACATCGGAGGTGCTCAGCGTCATCAGCCGATCGGCCGGGGATCTCGCGCCGGTATTCGAGGCGATGCTCAGCAAGGCAATGCAGCTCTGCGGCGCCAGTTTCGGCGTGCTCAACACCTACGACGGCATGCAGTTCCGCACGGCCGCCACTTACGGCCTGCCGCCTGCCTACGATGAATTCCGGCGCAAGGCGCCCCTCAACTATGGTCCGGCCACTGCGCCGGCGCGTCTTTTGAAGGGCGAACCGTTCGTCGAAATCGTCGACCTGCTGGAGTCGGACGTCTATCGCAGCGGTGAGCCGAATCGTCGGGCGCTGGTCGATCTCGGCGGCGCCCGCTGCCTGCTCGCGGTGCCGTTGCTCCAGGACGAACGCGTGGTCGGCAACGTCATGATCTTCAGGCAGGAGAACCGACCCTTCTCGGAGAAGCAGATCACCTTGCTGAAGCAGTTCGCGGCGCAAGCCGTGATCGCCATCGAGAACGCGCGGCTGCTCGGTGAATTGCGTCAGCGCACCGAGAATTTGACCGAGTCGCTGCAACAACAGACGGCGACTGCCGACGTGCTCAAGGTTATCAGCCGCTCGGCGTTCGACTTGCAGGCCGTGCTCGATACGCTGGTCGAATCGGCCGCGCGACTATGCGAGGCCGATATGGCGGCGATTACCCGCAAATCCGGCAGCACCTATTTCCGGGCGGGCTCCTACGGCTTTCCAGCCAAATTCGTCGAATATGTAAGAGATCTTCCGGTCCGGCCGGATAGGCGTACCATCACGGGCAGGACTCTGCTCGGCGACAAGGTTGTTCATGTCACCGATGTGCTCGAGGACCCCGATTACTCCTTTGAAGGCCAGGAATTGAGCGGAAATCCGCGTAGCTTCCTGGGTGTACCCCTGCTTCGCGAAGGCAGCACTGTTGGCGCTATTGTTCTCGCACGTCGCGCGATCCGGCCGTTCAGCGAAAAGCAAATCGAACTCGTTACCAGTTTCGCCGACCAAGCCGTCATCGCGATCGAGAATGTGCGCCTCTTCGACGAAGTGCAGGACCGCACGCGGGAGCTTGCGAAGTCGCTCGACGATTTGCGCGCGGCGCAGGATCGGCTGGTCCAGACCGAGAAGCTCGCCTCCCTCGGCCAGCTCACCGCCGGCATCGCGCATGAGATCAAGAACCCGCTCAACTTCGTCAACAATTTTGCCTCGCTGTCCGCCGAGCTGACCGACGAACTGAACGAGGTGCTCGCGCCCGTGACGCTCGCCGGTGATGTCCGCAGCGAAGTCGACGAGCTCACAGGGCTTCTCAAGGACAATCTCGGGAAAATCGTCCAGCATGGACGGCGCGCCGATTCCATCGTCAAGAACATGCTGCTGCATTCGCGCGAGGGCGGCGGCGAGCATCGGTTGAGCGACGTCAACGCCGTAGTCGAGGAGAGCCTCAACCTCGCCTATCACGGCGCACGGGCCGAGAAGCCGCAGTTCGACGTGACGCTGAAGCGCGAGCTCGATCCGGCGGCAGGCTCGGCCGATGTGTTCCCGCAGGAGATCACCCGGGTGCTGCTGAACCTGATCGGAAACGGATTCCATGCGGTCGCCAGGCGCAAGGCGGAGACCGCGGCGACGGGTTACGAGCCGGTCGTGACCGCCGCGACCCGCGACCGCGGCGATCACGTCGAGATCCGCATCCGCGACAACGGCACGGGCATCCCGGACGAGGTGAAGGAGAAGATGTTCAATCCATTCTTCACCACCAAGCCGGCCGGTGAAGGCACCGGCCTCGGATTGTCGATGAGCCACGATATCGTGGTGAAGCAGCATGGCGGCACGATCGACGTCGCGACCACGCCCGGCGAGTTCACCGAATTCACGATTGTGCTGCCGCGCAAGAGCAGCTTTTCGGACAAGCCCTGAGGACAACTTCGCCCGGGAGGCGTTTTGATGAATCTGGCGCGGTTCATTCGGCGACAACTCCTCTCGCTATCCGGCGTCGGCCTCATGCTCGGTGCGCTGTTCTTCGCGGCTGCACTGACGCCGACGCTGATCCCCAGGAGCTATCTCACGCAAGGTGTCCTCGCCGGCGGCTGCTTTGCGATCGGCTATTTCGCCGGCGTGCTGTGGCGGCGGCTGTGGCACTATCTCGAGCTGCCCGAGCCTTCGGCGCGCGCCAGATCGATTGCGAATGCGCTGGCGGCAGTTGGTTGCCTGCTCGTCGTCATCGTCTTCCTGTGGCGCGCAGCCGAATGGCAGAACTCGATCCGCGCCGTGATGAAGATGGCGCCGGTCGAGACCGCGCATCCGCTCAAGGTCTGCGTCATCGCCCTGGTCAGTTTCGTCGTGCTGCTGGTGCTGGGACGGCTGTTCGCACTCCTCGCCCGCTTCCTCGCCACGCATACGAGGCGCGTCATTCCGCGGAAACTCGCCAACGTCATCGGCGTACTCGCCGCAGGCCTGCTGCTCTGGTCGATCGCCAGCAATGTCCTGATCAACACGGCGTTTCGCGCACTCGATTCGTCCTTCCGCGAGCTCGACGCCTTGCACGAGCCCGAGCGGCCGCAACCGACCGCCGCCGATCGGACGGGAAGCCCGGCGTCGCTGGTGAAGTGGAACGAGCTCGGACGCACGGGACGCCGGTTCATTGCCTCGGGTCCGAACGCAACCGAGATCAGTGCCGTCAGCGGAAGGCCGGCGCAGGACCCGGTCCGGGTCTATGTCGGCCTCGCCGGCGGCGCCACCGCGCAGGCGCGCGCCAGGCTTGCGCTCGAGGAGCTCAAGCGCCAGCGCGGTTTTGATCGCAAGATCCTGATCGTCGTCACGCCGACCGGCACCGGCTGGATCGACCCTGCTGCGATGGACACGGTCGAATATCTCCACCATGGCGACGTCGCCAGCGTTGCGATGCAGTACTCCTATCTCAACAGCCCGATGTCGCTGTTGTTTCAGCCCGAATACGGCGCGGAGGCGGCGCGCGCGCTGTTCGCGGAGATCTACGGCTATTGGACGACGCTGCCGAGGGACAAGCGGCCGAAGCTGTATCTGCACGGGCTCAGCCTCGGCGCCATGAATTCGGAGAAATCCGCGGAACTGTTCGAGATGATCGGCGATCCCATCGCCGGCGCGCTATGGAGCGGGGCGCCGTTCGAGAGCCGCCTGTGGCGCTCGATCACGGCGAACCGCAATCCGGGATCGCCGGCGTGGCTGCCGCAATTCCGCGACAACCGCTTCGTGCGCTTCATGAACCAGAACGGATCGACGGTTCCGGCAGACGCGCCGTGGGGTCCGATGCGCGTCGTCTACCTGCAATATGCCAGCGACGCGATCACCTTCTTCGCCTATCGCGATGCCTACCAGGCCCCGGCCTGGATGAGCGCGCCGCGCGGGCCGGACGTGTCCCCGGAGCTGCGATGGTATCCGATCGTGACGATGCTCCAGCTCGCCCTCGACATGGCGGTTGCGACCAACACGCCGATGGGCTTTGGCCATGTCTATGCGCCCGAGCATTATGTCGATGCCTGGATCGCGGTGACCGATGTCCATGACTGGTCCGCCGAGGGGCTGGCACAGCTCAAAGCGCAGCTTGCGGCGAAAGCCCGGAAGACGGGCGCGGGCAATATCGACGACGATTCCGACCGCGGCGGCTAGGCGCCTACTCCGCCATCTCCACCGGCTGCGCCGTGGCGGGACCGGCCAGCGGCCGCTCCTCCATCGCGATCAGGCACAGCGCGGCAATGGTCATCAGCGCGGTGGCGGCGCCGAACACGTAGCGGAACGCGTGGCGCATGTCCTCAGCGGGAATGGCGACGGCGCCCGCGGCGTGGTGCTCGCCGGCGAGCGGAACGTCGATGCCGAGCGCGATCAGCAGGATCGCGGCGAACGCGGCGACCGTGAACGAGGACATCAGCGAGCGGAAGAAGTTCATCGCGCCGGTGATGGTGCCGACCTGCGGGCGCGCCACCGAGTTCTGCAGCGAGACCACGCACACCGGGAAGGTGGTGCCGAGCCCGAGCGCGAACGCCGCCATCAGCGTGAGCAAGCCCCACAGCGGCAGAGTGGTGAGCGTGAGGCCGAGGCCGCACAGCGCGGCCCAGGACGTGCCGATGATGGCGACGCGCTTGTAGTGTTTTGCACGGGCCATGGTGCGGCCGGCGACGGCCGCGCCGACGGTCGAGACCGCCGCGAGCGGGATCAGCGCAAGGCCGGCCTCGCTTGCGGTGAGGTGGTAGACCGACTCGTAATAAAGCGGCAGCTGCACGGTGAGGCCGGTGATCGCACCGAGCCCGCAGCCGCCGGCGGTCAGCGCGAACGGCGCCACCGATCCGGTCAGCAGCTTCAACGGCAGGAACGGCTCGTCGGCCCGCCGGGCGTGCCACACGAAGCTGACGGCGAGCGCGACGGCGCCGCCCACCATCGCAAGCACGGTCGGCGACAGCCAGGGATAGCGCGTACCGCCCCAGGTCAGCACCAGCATGAAGACGACGGCGGACGCCATCAGCAAAACGCCGCCGAGCCAATCGACCTTGCGCTTGCGGTGGAACACCGGGATCTTCTTCATCTTCGGCAGCAGCATCACGATGGCCGCGGCCGCGAGCGGCAGGTTGATCCAGAAGATCATCGACCAATGCAGATGCTCGGCGAACACACCGCCGATGACCGGGCCCAAAATCCCGCCGACCATCCAGACGCTGGAGAAATAGGCCTGGTACTGGCCGCGCTCGCGCGGGGATACGACGTCGGAGATCACGGTCTGCACGACAGGCATGATGCCGCCGCCGCCGAGCCCCTGAAGGCCGCGCGCCAAAATCAGCATCGGCATGTTCGGCGCGATCGCGCACAGCACCGAGCCCGCCACGAACAGGCTGAGCGAGATGATGATCATGACGCGGCGGCCGTAGATGTCGCTGAGCGTGCCGAACACCGGCGCGACCGCGGTCGAGGCGAGCAGATAGGCGGTGATGACCCAGGAGAGATTGGAGACGTCCTGGAACTGGCGCCCGATGGTCGGCAGCGCGGTCGCCACGATGGTCTGGTCGAGCGCTGCCAGGAACATCGTCAGCATCAGGCTGATGACGATGGTGCGGACCTCGTCCTGTGACAGCGGCACCGGCGGCGCGATCGACGGCGCGTCATCGACGCTGATGACTTCGCTCGGAAGCCGGGACAGCTCCTCGGCGATATCGTCAGGCAAAGTCTGGATGTCGGCAGAACTGCTCTGCCGGTCGAACTTGTTCATCTCGCTCGGATGCCGTGTGGCGGCACAACGCCGCAAAGGATTCGTTCTATGCAGCCCAATGTAGACAGCAAAGTTTGTCCCGGGCAGGCACCGCGGCGCATGGGTGCATCCCGCCCCCGGGCCATCCCGAAGACGTGATCGCCGCGCAAGACCTGACGGCAGCTCAGTCCTTCGGACGTCGCTTCAGGCGGGCTCGTTTCGGCAGCAGCGCCGGCCATTGCACGATGTGGTCCTCGAGCTCCTCGTCCGGGATCTCGTCCTCGCTGCCTTCCACCCGTCCGCGCACGGAGACGCCGGCGTCATGCACCGTGTTTGGATCACCGGAGACCAGCGGATGCCACCAATAGAGATCGCGCCCTTCGGCGACCAGCTTGTAGCCGCAGCTCGGCGGCAGCCAGTTCAGGGTGCGGACATTGGCCGGCGTCAGGCGGACGCAGTCGGGAACCTTGTCGGAGCGATTCGGATAGTCCTTGCAGGCGCAGCTCATCCCATCGAGCAGCTTGCAGCCGATATGGGTGAAATAGATCTGCCCGGTGTCCTCGTCCTCGAGCTTGTTCAGGCAGCAGCGCCCGCAGCCGTCGCACAGGCTTTCCCATTCGCCCGCCGACATCTCTTCCAACGTCTTGGTTTTCCAGAAGAATCCTTCCTGGCCTGAAGGTCGTTTGGGAACTGCGGTCATGCGCCTCAACAAAAGTTCGAAAGAGCTACGGCTCGAGCCATCTAGGGCGTGCGGCCGGGGTGGTGCAAGCAACCGACCTTTGAGGCCCGTAATGATCCGGGGTCAATTAGGCCTGTTGTTCAAAATCGCGAGCGTGACCATTGGTTTATGGGCCCCGCTCGGCTAGAAGGAACAGCAAGCCCCTCGGATGCTGGCCGGGCGCCTTGGGTTTGCCGCAACATTCCCTCAAGACGTCTCGATGCCGCCCCCGGCCGGGTGCTTGAACGCTTTCGAACCAAGCCTCAAGGGTTCTAGGTGCGCCAGATCATACCACCGCATTGGAAGCAGAAGGTCCGGAATTTCTTCCTGGACCTCGATGCGCGCATCGACTCCTCGCTGTTCTCCTCGGCCAAGGGCATCCGCGAGCTCTACGAGCGCTACTCGACCTTCATGGACCGCTTCTATGTCGGGCGCTGGAAGCGCTGGGTGTTCATCGAGCCGCTGTCGGAGGCCGCCACCCTCGGCCTCGGCGGCCTGGTCGTGATGCTCACCCTCGCCATCCCCGCCTTCCGCGAGACCGCGGACGAGGACTGGCTGAAGAAGTCCGATCTCGCCGTGAGCTTCCTCGACCGCTACGGCAACCCGATCGGCAGCCGCGGCATCAAGCACAACGACTCGATCCCGCTGGAAGATTTCCCGGACGTGCTGATCAAGGCGACGCTGGCGACCGAGGACCGTCGCTTCTACGAGCATTTCGGCATCGACATCGCCGGCACCGCGCGCGCGCTCGTGACCAACGCGCAGGCCGGCGGCGTCCGCCAGGGCGGCTCCTCGATCACCCAGCAGCTCGCCAAGAACCTGTTCCTCAGCAACGAGCGCACCATCGAGCGCAAGGTCAACGAGGCCTTCCTCGCGGTCTGGCTGGAATGGCGCCTGACCAAGAACGAGATCCTCAAGCTCTATCTGGACCGCGCCTATATGGGCGGTGGCACCTTCGGCGTCGACGGCGCGGCACATTTCTACTTCAACAAGTCCGCGCGCGACGTGACGCTGGCGGAAGCTGCGATGCTCGCCGGCCTGTTCAAGGCCCCGACCAAATACGCCCCGCACATCAACCTGCCCGCCGCCCGCGCCCGCGCCAACGTCGTGCTCGACAACCTCGTCGATGCCGGCTTCATGACCGAGGGCCAGGTGTTCGGCGCCCGTCGCAATCCGGCCTTCGCGGTCGATCGCCGCGACGAGGCTTCGCCGAACTACTATCTCGACTACGCCTTCGACGAGATGCGCAAGCTGGTCGACACTTTCCCGAAGTCCTACACCGAGCGCGTCTTCGTGGTGCGCCTCGCCATCGACACCAACGTGCAGAAGGCCGCCGAAGACGCGGTCGAGAACCAGCTACGCCAGTTCGGCCGCGATTATCACGCAACGCAAGCGGCGACCGTGGTGTCCGATCTCGACGGCGGCATCCGCGCCATGGTCGGCGGCCGCGACTATGGCGCCAGCCAGTTCAACCGCGCCACCGACGCCTACCGCCAGCCGGGCTCCTCGTTCAAGCCCTACGTCTACACCACCGCGCTGCTGAACGGTTTTACGCCGAACTCGATCGTGGTCGACGGCCCGGTCTGCATCGGCAATTGGTGCCCGCAGAACTATGGCCATTCCTATTCCGGCTCGGTGACGCTGACGCAGGCGATCACGCGCTCGATCAACGTCGTGCCGGTGAAGCTGTCGATCGCGATCGGCCAGAAGGAGCAGCCGAAGGCGCCGAACCCGGCCAAGATCGGCCGCGCCAAGATCGTCGAAGTCGCGCGCCGCTTCGGCCTCAAGGCGCCGCTGCCCGACACGCCGTCGCTGCCGATCGGCTCGGACGAAGTCACCGTGCTCGAGCACGCGGTCGCCTACGCGACCTTCCCCAACCGCGGCAAGGCGGTGACGCCGCATTCGGTGCTCGAAGTGCGCACCGGCGCCGGCGACCTCGTCTGGCGCTGGGACCGCGACGGGCCGAAGCCGCGGCAGGCGATCCCCGCCTCCGTGGCCGCCGACATGGCGGGCATGATGAGCCACGTCGTCAGCGAAGGCACCGCGCGCCGTGCCGCGCTCGACGGCATTCCGACCGCGGGCAAGACCGGCACGACCAACGCGTATCGCGACGCCTGGTTCGTCGGCTACACCGGCAATTTCACCTGCGCGGTCTGGTACGGCAACGACGACTACTCGCCGACCAACCGCATGACCGGCGGCTCGCTGCCGGCGCAGACCTGGCACGACATCATGCTCGCGGCGCATCAGGGCGTCGAGGTCCGGGAGATCCCCGGCATCGGCATGGGCCAGAAGCTGCCGCCGCAGCATGTGAGCAACGCGCAGGCCAACGCGGCGCCGAAGGTGCTGGAGACCAAGCCGGGTCCGCCGCCGGTGCTGACCAAGCGCGGCGCCGACATCCTGGTGCGCGTCGAGAAGCTGCTGGATGACGCTGCCAAGACGGCGAAGAAATCGGCCGATGCCGACACCAAGGCGGCGAGGCCGCCCTCGGCGACGAGCGCGCTCGCCTTCCCGCAGAACTATGCGGAAGAGAATGCCAACGCCTCCGCCCCGCGCAAGAACTGATCGAAACAAGTGCGGCTGATCCTGATCACATTGACGGCCCTTCTGCTCGCGACGGTGGTCGGCTTGGGCGCGACCTGGATGACGACGACGCGCGGCACCGAGATCGGCGCGCTGACCATCGGCGCCTGGACCGCGCGCCCGCGCACCGGCACCGCCGACGTCGATCCCTATTCGCGCGCCACCATCGTGCGCAACGGCGAGCTGCCGATCGGCACCGGCGACGGCGTCGCCTTCACCGCCACCACCGACGACAAGAAGAAGGCGCTCGACGGCCGCTGCGACGTGATCGTCTCCGGCGTGACGCCGCCGGCGCGATTCTGGACGCTGACGCTGTACGACCGCAAGGGCCATCTCGTCGCCAATTCGCTTGCCCGCTACGGCTTCACCAGCCAGGAGATCGTGCGGCAGTCGGACGGTTCGTTCGAGATCCGCATCGCCTCGCGCTCGCGCGCCGGCAACTGGCTGCCGACCGGCGGCATCGAGCGCTACGCCCTGATGCTGCGGCTCTACGACACCCCGGTCGGCGTTGCCACGCGCACCCAGCGCGATGCGCCGATGCCCACCATCACGACGGCGGGCTGCTCATGATCCGCCTCTTGTTCACCGTCGTTGCCGGCGTGGTGCTGGGCCTCGTGGTCCACCTCGTCAGCGTGCTGGCGCTGCCGCGGATCGCGACGCAGGATGCCTATTCGCGACTGACGCCGATGACGAAGCTCAATGGCGTCAGCCAGCTTCCCCTCGC includes:
- a CDS encoding thiamine pyrophosphate-requiring protein — its product is MKLGTAIAEIMRREGIEILCGYPVNHLIEHAAKAEIRPVMVRQERVGIHMADAISRVTSGRSIGAFCMQHGPGAENAMGGVAQCFGESVPVLVLPMGYQRRLAHIEPNFNSSEAMKPFAKSSEPIILATEVANIFRRAFTKLKNGRGGPVIVEIPSDMWNEEVPEPLDYTPVLRTRYGADPVHVKEAASLLVNAKRPVLYAGQGVHYAQAWPQLKRLAERLAIPVTTSLGGKSSFPETHPLSLGSGGLAVPRAVPKFLAEADVILGIGCSFTETNFGIAMPKGKTIIHSTLDPNHLNKDVEAKIGLVGDAGLVLDALLEEVGKSVTADRDASAVAAEIAASHKEWLAKWMPKLTSNDAPLSPYRVLWDLQHTVDIDNTIITHDAGSPRDQLSPFWKSTKPLTYLGWGKTTQLGYGLGLAMGAKLAKPDKLCINVWGDAAIGFTGMDFETAVRERIPIMSILLNNFSMAIELKVMPVSTEKYRSTDISGDYAAMARAFGGYGERVTRPEDIIPAIKRGIQKTKEGIPVLLEFITSKETEVSRPGT
- a CDS encoding GAF domain-containing sensor histidine kinase, whose protein sequence is MTSPSNEIEQLERRLLSAAAENAQLRSELATARDRQSASAEILRTIAASPSDARPVFEAIASSSKRLLDGFSATVLQFIGDELHLVAFTPTSPEADEGLKASFPRKIAEFPTFALVRGGETIQFPDSEAADVPQLNRDLARLRGFRSVLFMPLMNRGTPVGMISVTRAQPGAFTPDLVQLLQTLADQAVIAIENARLFNTTREALERQTATADILKVMAASPSDVQPVFEAIAANANRLIGGFSTAVLRYVDGAAHLAAFTPTDPAGDRVLQASFPVPFAQFPPYQLVAKGAAAQLPDTELEPAARDIARARGYRSMLFAPLMSEGEAIGIIITTRRATGAFTEHHVRLLQTFADQAVIAIKNVSLFNATREALERQTATADILKVIAASPADVTPVFQAISDSAKALIGGHSSAVTRVIDGLLHLAAFTTDNEAGNADLLSSFPAPLAASGIHSRVATSGKFAFRSDMQNEGDLTDAMKELARTRGYRSILVIPMLRDGVAIGTIGVTRPEAGPFPDKAIALLQTFADQAVIAIENTRLFNEVQARTHELAESLEQQTATSEVLSVISRSAGDLAPVFEAMLSKAMQLCGASFGVLNTYDGMQFRTAATYGLPPAYDEFRRKAPLNYGPATAPARLLKGEPFVEIVDLLESDVYRSGEPNRRALVDLGGARCLLAVPLLQDERVVGNVMIFRQENRPFSEKQITLLKQFAAQAVIAIENARLLGELRQRTENLTESLQQQTATADVLKVISRSAFDLQAVLDTLVESAARLCEADMAAITRKSGSTYFRAGSYGFPAKFVEYVRDLPVRPDRRTITGRTLLGDKVVHVTDVLEDPDYSFEGQELSGNPRSFLGVPLLREGSTVGAIVLARRAIRPFSEKQIELVTSFADQAVIAIENVRLFDEVQDRTRELAKSLDDLRAAQDRLVQTEKLASLGQLTAGIAHEIKNPLNFVNNFASLSAELTDELNEVLAPVTLAGDVRSEVDELTGLLKDNLGKIVQHGRRADSIVKNMLLHSREGGGEHRLSDVNAVVEESLNLAYHGARAEKPQFDVTLKRELDPAAGSADVFPQEITRVLLNLIGNGFHAVARRKAETAATGYEPVVTAATRDRGDHVEIRIRDNGTGIPDEVKEKMFNPFFTTKPAGEGTGLGLSMSHDIVVKQHGGTIDVATTPGEFTEFTIVLPRKSSFSDKP
- a CDS encoding alpha/beta hydrolase — translated: MNLARFIRRQLLSLSGVGLMLGALFFAAALTPTLIPRSYLTQGVLAGGCFAIGYFAGVLWRRLWHYLELPEPSARARSIANALAAVGCLLVVIVFLWRAAEWQNSIRAVMKMAPVETAHPLKVCVIALVSFVVLLVLGRLFALLARFLATHTRRVIPRKLANVIGVLAAGLLLWSIASNVLINTAFRALDSSFRELDALHEPERPQPTAADRTGSPASLVKWNELGRTGRRFIASGPNATEISAVSGRPAQDPVRVYVGLAGGATAQARARLALEELKRQRGFDRKILIVVTPTGTGWIDPAAMDTVEYLHHGDVASVAMQYSYLNSPMSLLFQPEYGAEAARALFAEIYGYWTTLPRDKRPKLYLHGLSLGAMNSEKSAELFEMIGDPIAGALWSGAPFESRLWRSITANRNPGSPAWLPQFRDNRFVRFMNQNGSTVPADAPWGPMRVVYLQYASDAITFFAYRDAYQAPAWMSAPRGPDVSPELRWYPIVTMLQLALDMAVATNTPMGFGHVYAPEHYVDAWIAVTDVHDWSAEGLAQLKAQLAAKARKTGAGNIDDDSDRGG
- a CDS encoding MDR family MFS transporter; translation: MNKFDRQSSSADIQTLPDDIAEELSRLPSEVISVDDAPSIAPPVPLSQDEVRTIVISLMLTMFLAALDQTIVATALPTIGRQFQDVSNLSWVITAYLLASTAVAPVFGTLSDIYGRRVMIIISLSLFVAGSVLCAIAPNMPMLILARGLQGLGGGGIMPVVQTVISDVVSPRERGQYQAYFSSVWMVGGILGPVIGGVFAEHLHWSMIFWINLPLAAAAIVMLLPKMKKIPVFHRKRKVDWLGGVLLMASAVVFMLVLTWGGTRYPWLSPTVLAMVGGAVALAVSFVWHARRADEPFLPLKLLTGSVAPFALTAGGCGLGAITGLTVQLPLYYESVYHLTASEAGLALIPLAAVSTVGAAVAGRTMARAKHYKRVAIIGTSWAALCGLGLTLTTLPLWGLLTLMAAFALGLGTTFPVCVVSLQNSVARPQVGTITGAMNFFRSLMSSFTVAAFAAILLIALGIDVPLAGEHHAAGAVAIPAEDMRHAFRYVFGAATALMTIAALCLIAMEERPLAGPATAQPVEMAE
- a CDS encoding YcgN family cysteine cluster protein, which translates into the protein MTAVPKRPSGQEGFFWKTKTLEEMSAGEWESLCDGCGRCCLNKLEDEDTGQIYFTHIGCKLLDGMSCACKDYPNRSDKVPDCVRLTPANVRTLNWLPPSCGYKLVAEGRDLYWWHPLVSGDPNTVHDAGVSVRGRVEGSEDEIPDEELEDHIVQWPALLPKRARLKRRPKD